From a single Anaerolineales bacterium genomic region:
- the rbsK gene encoding ribokinase yields MADTKKHDVVVVGSLNADLVVRAPRFPGPGETISGGDLLTIPGGKGANQAVAAARQGARVAMVGRVGRDNFAPFLVENLNANHVHTSHVSEDSVASGTAIIIVDENGQNSIVISPGANGRVNTEDVDAAPDASILLLQFEIPMETVLHAAKRYKSNGATVILNPAPARQIPADLLAHVDILVPNESELALLSNTPVTDLKSAENAAQEILKLGVQIVIVTLGSRGALIVTADQTVQVNAFQVDVVDTTAAGDAFIAGFTSKILASDMEADNLLAAVRYGCACGALATTKFGAQPSLPTKDEVEKFIEAQAAKSEH; encoded by the coding sequence ATGGCTGATACGAAAAAGCACGATGTCGTTGTAGTTGGCTCTCTCAATGCAGACCTCGTCGTCCGTGCGCCGCGTTTTCCAGGACCCGGCGAGACCATCAGCGGCGGCGACTTGCTGACCATCCCCGGCGGCAAGGGCGCCAATCAAGCCGTGGCGGCGGCAAGGCAGGGGGCACGGGTGGCAATGGTCGGACGGGTGGGACGCGATAACTTCGCCCCGTTCCTGGTTGAAAATCTTAACGCAAATCATGTACACACATCCCATGTCAGCGAGGATAGCGTCGCTTCGGGGACTGCCATCATCATCGTGGATGAGAACGGGCAGAACAGCATCGTCATTTCACCGGGCGCGAACGGCAGGGTCAACACGGAGGATGTGGACGCTGCGCCGGATGCGAGCATCCTGCTCTTGCAATTCGAGATTCCCATGGAGACGGTCCTGCATGCGGCAAAGCGCTACAAGTCCAACGGCGCGACGGTCATCCTTAATCCCGCGCCTGCCCGCCAGATCCCCGCCGACTTGCTCGCCCATGTGGATATCCTCGTTCCCAACGAAAGCGAACTTGCCCTGCTCTCTAATACGCCGGTCACGGATTTAAAATCAGCAGAGAACGCCGCACAGGAGATCCTGAAACTGGGCGTACAGATCGTGATCGTGACGCTGGGAAGCAGGGGCGCGTTGATCGTAACCGCCGACCAGACTGTTCAAGTGAATGCGTTCCAAGTGGATGTGGTCGATACCACCGCCGCAGGCGATGCCTTCATTGCCGGTTTCACTTCCAAAATACTGGCATCCGATATGGAGGCAGACAATCTGCTGGCGGCTGTCCGTTACGGATGCGCCTGCGGCGCGCTTGCCACGACCAAATTTGGCGCGCAGCCTTCTTTGCCAACCAAGGATGAAGTCGAAAAATTTATAGAGGCGCAAGCCGCCAAGAGCGAACATTGA